The Castanea sativa cultivar Marrone di Chiusa Pesio chromosome 11, ASM4071231v1 genome contains a region encoding:
- the LOC142616861 gene encoding large ribosomal subunit protein eL28y-like, whose translation MATVPGQLIWEMVKKNYFLVKEFERDNASVQFSKEPNNLFNLNSYKYSGLANQKTVMIQPSGKDLLVVLGTTKTKKQNKPVALLHKSVMRKEFPRMAKAIANQGSYQPSDASADDVLLP comes from the coding sequence ATGGCGACAGTTCCCGGGCAGTTGATATGGGAGATGGTGAAGAAGAACTACTTCCTCGTCAAGGAGTTCGAACGTGATAATGCTAGCGTCCAGTTCAGCAAAGAGCCCAACAACCTCTTCAACCTCAACTCCTACAAGTACTCCGGTTTGGCGAACCAAAAGACGGTGATGATTCAGCCAAGTGGCAAAGATCTATTGGTGGTATTGGGCACGACCAAGACAAAGAAGCAAAACAAGCCGGTGGCTCTACTTCACAAGTCGGTCATGAGGAAGGAGTTTCCTCGTATGGCTAAGGCCATTGCCAATCAGGGCTCTTATCAACCAAGTGATGCAAGTGCGGATGATGTATTGCTTCCGTGA
- the LOC142615808 gene encoding F-box protein At3g54460 produces MNDNDDENDKSFPDHKLCGYLCTVLTVNSPPSAETLRFKTRCEIFGDGLYVGFRSPNGVVLSVLDSAPEVEQCESKNGGVSSSGNKKKRKKKRVRKIGQVHGSISVVHQLQALVSQKCVKIDARVVCVFDSESESRAVVLVDVYLPIAVWSGWQFPRSGAIAAALFRHLSCDWDERNSMLASKQRCIEAQGVDKSVWNLSDCHVLGCKLHYNVTDSSKRRLFELHEIFKSIPSLTKREQLDSSRVMPVDGIYRSGIWDLSDDILINILATLGPTDLVKAAATCRHLKSLAASIMPCMKLKLFSHQQAAVEWMLQRERNAEILPHPLYMAFSAEDGFSFYVNIVSGEIVTGIGPSIKDFRGGMFCDEPGLGKTITALSLILKTQGTWADAPEGVPITWGMHNGDQRCGYYELSGDNAIGGIKFLGKRDVGQNARRGMEDLTRSSPKRARLMGFDDQIAFDDSFSSRGNKSPISASSISAMSVVQCSRDLSFIKKNLCSEYEGAAGFSKEKKVGGNSSRSKRASICPRRLSQEKQVEVSYGESNCCKRTGKAVADYLEYNDTWVQCDSCRKWRKLIETRAADVAAVWFCSMNTDPLYQSCSVPEESWDNCSPIRYLPGFYTKGTSAGEERNVSFFTSVLREHYPLINSETKKALTWLAKLTPEKLSHMESIGLRSPYLGTCVMPVRNAHGFDKIFSAFGLMKREEKGICKWYYPRDLDNLAFDVAALNISLGEPLDSVRLYLSRATLIVVPSNLVDHWKTQIEKHVSPGQLRVYVWTDHRKPPAHSLAWDYDIVITTVSRLSAEWSPRKKSVLMQVHWLRVMLDEGHTLGSSVSLTNKLQMAISLVASNRWILTGTPTPNTPNSQLSHLQPLLKFLHEEAFGQNQMSWEAGILRPFEAEMEEGRLRLLQLLQKCMISARKMDLQNIPPCIKKVMFLDFTEEHARSYNELVVTVRRNILMADWNDPSHVESLLNPKQWKSRSATVRNVRLSCCVAGHIKVTEAGEDIQETMDVLVEKGLDHTADEYTYIKNYLLYGGYCVRCNEWCRLPVITPCRHLLCLDCVALDSEKCTYPGCGNLYDMESPDVLTRPENPNPKWPVPKDLIELQPSYKQDNWDPDWQSTSSSKVTYLVQRLKALLEANREVDHCMGEGKIVKCVDELVYPSQLSDARVLSLDDCARASSETQKFSPEKVLIFSQFLEHIHVIEQQLTIAGIKFAGMYSPMHSSNKMKSLAMFQNDESCMALLMDGSAALGLDLSFVTHVFLMEPIWDKSMEEQVISRAHRMGATRPIHVETLAMRGTIEEQMVHFLQDADDRRRFLKEEYGKPDREGPRTHRTLHDFAESNYLSQLGFVRTNPKT; encoded by the exons ATGAACGACAACGACGACGAAAACGACAAGTCGTTTCCGGACCACAAGCTCTGCGGCTATTTATGCACGGTTCTCACGGTGAATTCTCCGCCGTCGGCTGAAACGCTGCGTTTCAAGACTCGCTGTGAAATCTTCGGCGACGGCTTGTACGTCGGGTTCAGGTCCCCGAACGGCGTCGTACTCTCCGTGCTCGATTCGGCGCCGGAAGTAGAGCAATGCGAGTCGAAAAACGGCGGCGTTTCTTCGAGCGgcaacaagaagaagaggaagaagaagagagtgaGGAAGATAGGCCAAGTCCACGGCAGCATAAGCGTGGTGCACCAGCTTCAGGCGCTTGTTTCTCAGAAGTGCGTGAAGATCGACGCGCGCGTGGTTTGCGTTTTCGATTCCGAGTCGGAGTCGAGGGCGGTGGTGCTCGTCGACGTGTATCTGCCGATCGCCGTGTGGAGCGGCTGGCAGTTCCCCCGGTCCGGCGCGATCGCCGCCGCGCTTTTTCGGCACTTGAG CTGTGACTGGGACGAGAGAAATTCGATGCTTGCGAGTAAACAGCGTTGTATAGAAGCTCAAGGGGTTGATAAGAGCGTTTGGAATCTTTCTGATTGTCATGTTCTTGGATGCAAGTTGCATTACAATGTCACAGATTCTTCAAAGAGAAGGCTATTTGAACTCCATGAAATTTTTAAGAGCATACCCAGCTTGACGAAGAGGGAACAGTTAGATTCTTCAAGAGTAATGCCTGTGGATGGCATTTATAGATCTGGCATTTGGGATTTATCGGATGACATTTTGATTAATATACTAGCTACGCTTGGTCCAACGGACCTTGTGAAGGCTGCTGCAACGTGTCGGCATCTGAAATCCTTGGCCGCGTCGATCATGCCATGTATGAAACTAAAGCTTTTTTCTCATCAGCAGGCAGCAGTTGAGTGGATGTTGCAGCGCGAGCGCAATGCTGAAATTTTGCCACATCCTTTATACATGGCTTTCTCAGCAGAAGATGGGTTTAGTTTCTATGTAAATATTGTTTCTGGTGAAATAGTCACAGGAATAGGTCCTAGTATCAAAGATTTTCGTGGGGGTATGTTCTGTGATGAACCTGGCTTAGGCAAGACCATAACTGCTCTTTCCCTTATTCTGAAGACACAGGGAACATGGGCAGATGCTCCAGAAGGGGTGCCAATAACCTGGGGTATGCATAATGGTGACCAGAGATGTGGCTATTATGAGCTTAGTGGTGATAATGCCATTGGTGGGATCAAGTTCTTGGGAAAAAGGGATGTAGGTCAGAATGCTCGAAGAGGCATGGAGGACTTGACCCGCTCCTCACCTAAAAGAGCCAGGTTAATGGGTTTTGATGATCAGATTGCATTTGATGATTCATTTTCTAGTagaggaaataaatcacctataTCTGCATCCTCCATTTCAGCAATGTCTGTGGTTCAGTGCTCTAGGGACTTGAGCTTCATCAAGAAAAACCTTTGTTCCGAATATGAAGGAGCGGCTGGtttttctaaagaaaagaaGGTTGGGGGAAATTCAAGTAGAAGTAAGCGTGCCTCTATTTGTCCAAGACGTTTATCTCAGGAAAAGCAAGTTGAAGTTTCATATGGAGAATCAAACTGTTGCAAGAGGACTGGCAAGGCTGTTGCAGATTATCTCGAGTATAATGACACCTGGGTTCAATGTGATTCTTGTCGCAAGTGGCGAAAGCTTATAGAAACTAGGGCTGCTGATGTTGCTGCAGTATGGTTTTGTAGTATGAATACTGATCCTTTATATCAGAGCTGTAGTGTTCCTGAAGAATCTTGGGATAATTGCAGCCCAATAAGATATTTACCAGGATTCTACACCAAAGGAACTTCTGCGGGTGAGGAACGAAATGTTTCATTTTTCACCAGTGTGCTTAGGGAGCACTATCCATTGATTAATTCCGAAACAAAGAAAGCTTTaacttggttggctaaacttacTCCAGAGAAACTCTCACACATGGAATCAATTGGCTTACGAAGTCCTTACTTAGGCACTTGTGTTATGCCTGTTAGGAATGCCCATGGCTTTGATAAGATATTCAGTGCATTTGGTCTcatgaagagagaagaaaagggtATTTGTAAGTGGTATTATCCACGAGATCTTGACAACTTGGCCTTTGATGTGGCTGCTCTCAATATATCTCTCGGTGAGCCACTGGATTCTGTCAGGTTATATTTGTCCAGAGCAACCCTAATTGTTGTTCCATCAAATCTAGTTGACCATTGGAAAACTCAAATCGAAAAGCATGTCAGTCCTGGTCAGTTACGTGTGTACGTTTGGACTGATCATAGAAAGCCTCCTGCTCACAGTCTGGCATGGGATTATGATATTGTCATAACAACCGTTAGTCGTTTAAGTGCAGAGTGGAGCCCCCGAAAGAAGAGTGTGCTAATGCAAGTGCATTGGCTTAGAGTCATGTTAGATGAGGGACACACCCTTGGCTCAAGTGTTAGCTTGACAAACAAATTGCAAATGGCTATTTCATTGGTGGCTTCGAATCGGTGGATATTAACAGGAACCCCAACTCCTAACACTCCCAACAGTCAACTATCACATCTTCAACCATTGCTTAAGTTTCTTCATGAGGAAGCTTTTGGACAGAATCAAATGTCTTGGGAAGCTGGTATTCTTAGGCCATTTGAAGCAGAGATGGAGGAAGGACGGTTACGTTTGTTGCAGTTACTTCAGAAGTGCATGATCAGCGCAAGGAAGATGGATTTGCAAAATATTCCACCCTGCATTAAGAAAGTTATGTTTCTTGATTTTACTGAGGAACATGCAAGAAGTTACAATGAATTAGTAGTTACAGTGCGGCGCAATATACTAATGGCTGACTGGAATGATCCTTCTCATGTTGAGAGTCTACTGAATCCAAAGCAGTGGAAGTCTCGAAGTGCAACTGTCAGAAATGTCAGGCTGTCTTGCTGTGTGGCTGGACATATTAAAGTTACAGAAGCTGGTGAAGATATTCAAGAAACAATGGATGTTTTAGTTGAAAAGGGTCTGGATCATACTGCGGATGAgtatacttatataaaaaattacctCCTCTATGGTGGGTATTGTGTCAG ATGTAACGAGTGGTGCCGTTTACCTGTCATTACACCATGTAGGCATCTTTTGTGCCTTGATTGTGTTGCTTTGGACAGTGAAAAGTGTACTTATCCTGGATGTGGTAACTTATATGATATGGAGTCTCCTGATGTACTAACCCGGCCAGAAAATCCTAACCCAAAGTGGCCTGTGCCCAAAGATCTTATTGAGTTACAACCATCATACAAACAG GATAACTGGGATCCTGATTGGCAATCAACATCTAGCAGTAAAGTTACTTACCTTGTACAGAGGTTGAAAGCTTTGCTTGAAGCTAATAGAGAGGTTGATCACTGCATGGGAGAAGGCAAAATTGTGAAGTGTGTGGATGAGCTAGTTTATCCCTCTCAGTTGAGTGATGCAAGGGTCTTGTCCTTGGATGATTGCGCTAGAGCGAGCAGTGAGACTCAGAAATTTTCCCCAGAAAAAGTTTTAATCTTCTCTCAATTTCTTGAGCACATACATGTCATTGAACAACAG TTAACTATTGCAGGTATCAAATTTGCTGGGATGTATAGTCCAATGCATTCTAGCAACAAG ATGAAGTCACTGGCCATGTTCCAGAATGATGAAAGTTGTATGGCACTTTTGATGGATGGAAGTGCTGCGTTGGGGCTCGATTTGAGCTTTGTAACGCATGTATTCCTAATGGAACCAATTTGGGACAAAAG TATGGAGGAACAAGTTATAAGTCGTGCTCATCGGATGGGTGCTACTCGGCCTATTCATGTGGAAACTTTAGCAATGCGTGGTACAATTGAAGAGCAAATGGTGCATTTCTTACAG